The following are from one region of the Escherichia sp. E4742 genome:
- the mutM gene encoding bifunctional DNA-formamidopyrimidine glycosylase/DNA-(apurinic or apyrimidinic site) lyase, with amino-acid sequence MPELPEVETSRRGIEPHLVGAIILHAVVRNGRLRWPVSEEIYRLSDQPVLSVQRRAKYLLLELPEGWIIIHLGMSGSLRILPEELPPEKHDHVDLVMSNGKVLRYTDPRRFGAWLWAKELEGHNVLAHLGPEPLSDDFNGEYLHQKCAKKKTAIKPWLMDNKLVVGVGNIYASESLFAAGIHPDRLASSLSLAECELLARVIKTVLLRSIEQGGTTLKDFLQSDGKPGYFAQELQVYGRKGEPCRVCGTPIVASKHAQRATFYCKHCQK; translated from the coding sequence ATGCCTGAATTACCCGAAGTTGAAACTAGCCGTCGCGGCATAGAACCGCATCTCGTTGGTGCAATCATTCTTCATGCGGTGGTGCGCAACGGACGCTTGCGCTGGCCGGTTTCGGAAGAAATCTACCGTTTAAGCGATCAACCAGTGCTTAGCGTGCAGCGGCGGGCTAAATATCTGCTGCTGGAGCTGCCTGAGGGCTGGATTATCATTCATTTGGGGATGTCTGGCAGCCTGCGCATCCTTCCAGAAGAGCTTCCCCCTGAAAAGCATGACCATGTGGATTTGGTGATGAGCAACGGTAAAGTGCTGCGCTACACCGACCCGCGCCGCTTTGGTGCCTGGCTGTGGGCCAAAGAGCTGGAAGGCCATAATGTGCTGGCACATCTTGGGCCGGAGCCGCTTAGCGACGATTTCAACGGTGAGTACCTGCATCAGAAGTGCGCGAAGAAAAAAACGGCGATTAAACCGTGGCTGATGGATAACAAGCTGGTGGTAGGCGTAGGGAATATCTACGCCAGCGAATCTCTGTTTGCGGCGGGGATCCATCCGGATCGGCTGGCATCGTCTCTCTCGCTAGCAGAATGTGAACTGTTGGCACGAGTGATTAAAACGGTGTTGCTGCGTTCAATTGAGCAGGGCGGCACGACGCTGAAAGATTTTCTACAAAGCGACGGTAAACCTGGCTATTTCGCTCAGGAATTGCAGGTTTACGGGCGAAAAGGCGAGCCGTGTCGGGTGTGCGGTACGCCGATTGTGGCGTCTAAACATGCGCAGCGGGCAACGTTTTATTGCAAGCACTGCCAGAAATAA
- the coaD gene encoding pantetheine-phosphate adenylyltransferase, producing the protein MQKRAIYPGTFDPITNGHIDIVTRATQMFDHVILAIAASPSKKPMFTLEERVALAQQATAHLGNVEVVGFSDLMANFARNQRATVLIRGLRAVADFEYEMQLAHMNRHLMPELESVFLMPSKEWSFISSSLVKEVARHQGDVTHFLPENVHQALMAKLA; encoded by the coding sequence ATGCAAAAACGGGCGATTTATCCGGGTACTTTCGATCCCATTACCAATGGTCATATCGATATCGTGACGCGCGCCACGCAGATGTTCGATCACGTTATTCTGGCGATTGCCGCCAGCCCCAGTAAAAAACCGATGTTTACTCTGGAAGAGCGTGTGGCGCTGGCACAGCAGGCAACCGCGCATCTGGGAAACGTGGAAGTGGTCGGGTTTAGTGATTTGATGGCGAACTTCGCACGTAATCAACGCGCTACGGTGCTGATTCGTGGCCTGCGTGCGGTGGCGGATTTTGAATATGAAATGCAGCTGGCGCATATGAATCGCCACTTAATGCCGGAACTGGAAAGTGTGTTTCTGATGCCTTCAAAAGAGTGGTCGTTTATCTCTTCATCGCTGGTTAAAGAAGTGGCGCGCCATCAGGGCGATGTCACCCATTTCCTGCCGGAGAATGTCCATCAGGCGCTGATGGCGAAGTTAGCGTAG
- the waaA gene encoding lipid IV(A) 3-deoxy-D-manno-octulosonic acid transferase: protein MLELLYTALLYLIQPLIWIRLWVRGRKAPAYRKRWGERYGFYRHPLTPGGIMLHSVSVGETLAAIPLVRALRHRYPDLPITVTTMTPTGSERVQSAFGKDVQHVYLPYDLPDALNRFLNKVDPKLVLIMETELWPNLIAALHKRKIPLVIANARLSARSAAGYAKLGKFVRRLLRRITLIAAQNEEDAARFVTLGAKNNQVTVTGSLKFDISVTPQLAAKAVTLRRQWAPHRPVWIATSTHDGEESVVIAAHQALLQQFPNLLLILVPRHPERFPDAINLVRQAGLSYITRSSGEVPSASTQVVVGDTMGELMLLYGIADLAFVGGSLVERGGHNPLEAAAHAIPVLMGPHTFNFKDICARLEQASGLITVTDATTLAKEVSSLLTDADYRSFYGRHAVEVLYQNQGALQRLLQLLEPYLPPKTH, encoded by the coding sequence ATGCTCGAATTGCTTTACACCGCCCTTCTCTACCTTATTCAGCCGCTAATCTGGATACGGCTCTGGGTGCGCGGACGTAAGGCTCCGGCCTATCGAAAACGCTGGGGTGAACGTTACGGTTTTTACCGCCATCCGCTAACACCAGGCGGCATTATGCTGCACTCCGTCTCCGTCGGTGAAACCCTGGCGGCAATCCCGTTGGTGCGCGCGCTGCGTCATCGCTATCCTGATTTACCAATCACAGTCACGACTATGACGCCGACTGGTTCGGAGCGCGTACAATCGGCTTTTGGAAAAGATGTTCAGCACGTCTATCTGCCTTACGATCTGCCCGATGCGCTCAACCGTTTCCTGAATAAAGTCGACCCAAAACTGGTGTTGATTATGGAAACCGAACTATGGCCTAACCTGATTGCGGCGCTACATAAACGTAAAATTCCACTGGTTATCGCTAATGCGCGACTCTCTGCACGCTCTGCCGCAGGTTACGCCAAACTGGGTAAATTTGTTCGTCGCTTGCTCCGCCGTATTACGCTGATTGCTGCGCAAAATGAAGAAGATGCTGCGCGCTTTGTGACGCTAGGTGCAAAAAATAATCAGGTCACCGTCACCGGTAGCCTGAAATTCGATATTTCAGTGACGCCACAGTTGGCCGCTAAAGCAGTAACACTGCGCCGCCAGTGGGCGCCGCATCGTCCGGTATGGATTGCCACCAGTACTCATGATGGCGAAGAGAGCGTAGTGATTGCCGCCCATCAGGCGCTGTTACAACAGTTCCCGAATTTATTGCTCATCCTGGTACCCCGTCATCCGGAACGCTTCCCGGATGCGATTAACCTTGTCCGCCAGGCTGGACTAAGCTATATCACACGCTCTTCCGGAGAGGTCCCTTCCGCCAGTACACAAGTGGTGGTTGGCGATACGATGGGCGAACTGATGTTGCTGTACGGTATTGCCGATCTCGCGTTTGTTGGCGGTTCACTGGTTGAACGCGGTGGGCATAATCCGCTGGAGGCCGCCGCACACGCTATCCCGGTGTTGATGGGGCCGCATACCTTTAACTTTAAAGACATTTGCGCGCGGCTGGAGCAGGCAAGCGGGCTGATTACCGTCACCGATGCCACTACGCTTGCAAAAGAGGTTTCCTCTTTACTCACCGACGCCGATTACCGTAGTTTCTATGGCCGTCATGCCGTTGAAGTGCTGTATCAAAACCAGGGCGCGCTACAGCGTCTGCTTCAACTGCTGGAACCTTACCTGCCACCGAAAACGCATTGA
- the rfaQ gene encoding lipopolysaccharide core heptosyltransferase RfaQ, with amino-acid sequence MEKPFRKILVIKMRYHGDMLLTTPVISTLKQNYPDAKIDMLLYQDTIPILSENPEINALYGISNKGAGTFDKIKNVLSLIKTLRANNYDLVINLTDQWMVALLVRFLPARMKISQLYGHRQHGIWKKSFTHLAPIHGTHIVERNLSVLEPLGITDFYTDTTMSYAEDCWKKMRQELDALGVKDHYVVIQPTARQIFKCWDNDKFSKVIDALQQRGYQVVLTCGPSADDLACVDEIAQGCQTKPITGLAGKTRFPELGALIDHAVLFIGVDSAPGHIAAAVKTPVISLFGATDHVFWRPWTENIIQFWAGNYQKMPTRHELDRNKKYLSVIPAEDVIAATEKLLPEDVPSADRNAQL; translated from the coding sequence GTGGAAAAGCCATTTCGAAAAATTCTGGTCATAAAGATGCGATATCATGGAGATATGTTATTAACTACTCCTGTCATCAGTACGCTCAAGCAGAATTATCCTGATGCAAAAATCGATATGCTGCTTTATCAGGATACCATCCCTATTTTGTCTGAAAACCCGGAAATTAATGCGCTCTACGGGATAAGCAATAAAGGTGCGGGAACATTCGATAAAATTAAAAATGTGCTTTCGTTGATAAAAACTCTGCGTGCGAATAATTATGACCTGGTCATTAATCTTACGGATCAGTGGATGGTGGCGCTGCTGGTACGTTTTTTACCCGCACGGATGAAAATATCGCAACTTTATGGTCATCGGCAGCATGGCATTTGGAAAAAAAGCTTCACACACTTAGCGCCAATACACGGCACACATATTGTTGAGCGTAATTTATCGGTCCTTGAGCCATTAGGTATTACCGATTTCTACACCGACACAACAATGAGTTACGCCGAAGATTGCTGGAAGAAGATGCGCCAGGAGTTAGATGCCCTGGGCGTAAAAGATCATTATGTTGTGATCCAACCGACAGCGCGTCAGATATTTAAGTGCTGGGATAACGATAAATTTTCTAAGGTTATCGATGCGCTGCAACAGCGAGGGTATCAGGTTGTCCTGACCTGTGGACCTTCGGCAGATGATCTCGCCTGTGTAGATGAAATAGCGCAAGGCTGCCAAACAAAACCTATCACTGGCCTTGCTGGTAAAACGCGGTTTCCTGAACTGGGTGCGTTAATTGATCATGCTGTGCTTTTTATTGGCGTGGATTCTGCGCCGGGGCATATTGCGGCAGCGGTGAAGACGCCAGTTATTAGCCTATTTGGGGCCACTGATCATGTATTCTGGCGCCCATGGACCGAGAATATTATTCAGTTCTGGGCGGGGAATTATCAGAAAATGCCGACCCGGCATGAACTTGACCGCAACAAAAAATATCTTTCTGTTATTCCAGCGGAAGATGTGATCGCCGCTACGGAAAAGCTGTTGCCAGAAGATGTCCCTTCAGCTGACAGGAATGCACAATTATGA
- the rfaG gene encoding lipopolysaccharide glucosyltransferase I yields the protein MIVAFCLYKYFPFGGLQRDFMRIASTVAARGHHVRVYTQSWEGDCPKAFELIQVPVKSHTNHGRNAEYYAWVQNHLKAHPADRVVGFNKMPGLDVYFAADVCYAEKVAQEKGFLYRLTSRYRHYAAFERATFEQGKSTKLMMLTDKQIADFQKHYQTESERFQILPPGIYPDRKYSEQIPNSREIYRQKNGIKEQQNLLLQVGSDFGRKGVDRSIEALASLPESLRHNTLLFVVGQDKPRKFEALAEKLGVRSNVHFFSGRNDVSELMAAADLLLHPAYQEAAGIVLLEAITAGLPVLTTAVCGYAHYIADANCGTVIAEPFSQEQLNEVLRKALTQSPLRMAWAENARHYADTQDLYSLPEKAADIITGGLDG from the coding sequence ATGATCGTGGCGTTTTGTTTATATAAATATTTTCCATTTGGTGGGCTTCAACGTGACTTTATGCGTATTGCATCAACAGTTGCTGCACGGGGCCACCATGTTCGGGTCTATACGCAGTCGTGGGAAGGTGATTGCCCGAAAGCATTTGAGCTTATTCAGGTGCCAGTTAAGTCCCATACCAACCATGGACGCAATGCAGAATATTATGCCTGGGTACAAAATCATCTCAAAGCGCATCCCGCTGATCGCGTTGTTGGGTTTAATAAGATGCCAGGGTTGGATGTTTATTTTGCCGCTGATGTTTGTTACGCCGAGAAAGTTGCGCAAGAAAAAGGTTTTTTATATCGTTTAACATCACGATATCGCCATTATGCCGCATTTGAGCGAGCGACTTTCGAGCAGGGTAAATCGACGAAACTTATGATGCTGACCGATAAGCAAATCGCCGATTTCCAAAAGCATTATCAAACTGAATCTGAACGTTTTCAAATTCTTCCTCCCGGTATTTATCCGGACAGAAAATACAGCGAGCAAATCCCAAACAGTCGTGAAATTTATCGCCAGAAAAATGGCATAAAAGAGCAACAAAACTTATTACTGCAGGTTGGATCAGATTTTGGCCGTAAAGGTGTGGATCGCTCAATTGAAGCTTTGGCATCGTTACCGGAATCATTACGTCACAATACGCTTTTATTTGTTGTTGGCCAGGATAAACCGCGGAAATTTGAAGCGTTGGCAGAAAAACTCGGCGTGCGGAGCAATGTGCATTTCTTCTCTGGCCGCAATGATGTGTCAGAATTAATGGCAGCCGCTGATTTATTACTGCATCCCGCCTATCAGGAAGCCGCGGGTATCGTTCTTCTTGAAGCGATCACTGCTGGATTACCTGTTTTAACAACTGCGGTATGTGGGTATGCGCATTATATTGCGGATGCCAATTGTGGAACGGTCATCGCTGAACCTTTCTCCCAGGAACAATTAAATGAAGTTTTACGTAAAGCGTTAACTCAGTCTCCGTTACGAATGGCCTGGGCGGAGAATGCTCGCCATTATGCCGATACTCAGGATTTGTATAGCCTGCCAGAGAAAGCCGCAGATATCATTACAGGTGGTTTAGATGGTTGA
- the rfaP gene encoding lipopolysaccharide core heptose(I) kinase RfaP produces MVELKEPLATLWRGKDAFAEVKKLNGEVFRELETRRTLRFELSGKSYFLKWHKGTTLKEIIKNLLSLRMPVLGADREWHAIHRLSDVGVDTMKGIGFGEKGLNPLTRTSFIITEDLTPTISLEDYCADWAVNPPDIRVKRMLITRVATMVRKMHAAGINHRDCYICHFLLHLPFTGREDELKISVIDLHRAQIRAKVPRRWRDKDLIGLYFSSMNIGLTQRDIWRFMKVYFGMPLREVLLQEGNLIKKAEIKAQKIKERTIRKKL; encoded by the coding sequence ATGGTTGAATTAAAAGAGCCGCTTGCCACACTTTGGCGTGGTAAAGATGCTTTTGCAGAAGTCAAAAAACTGAACGGCGAGGTCTTTCGTGAACTGGAGACTCGTCGCACATTACGCTTTGAGCTGTCCGGGAAAAGCTATTTTCTTAAATGGCACAAAGGGACGACTTTAAAAGAAATTATAAAAAACCTGCTCTCATTGCGGATGCCCGTTTTAGGCGCAGACAGAGAGTGGCACGCTATTCATCGCCTGAGTGATGTTGGCGTTGATACAATGAAGGGCATTGGGTTTGGTGAAAAAGGGTTAAATCCATTAACTCGCACATCATTTATTATTACCGAAGATCTCACTCCCACGATTAGCCTTGAAGATTATTGTGCTGATTGGGCAGTCAACCCGCCTGATATACGTGTAAAGCGTATGCTGATTACACGAGTGGCAACCATGGTGCGTAAAATGCACGCCGCAGGGATAAATCACCGCGACTGCTACATTTGCCACTTTTTGCTTCATTTGCCATTTACTGGCCGGGAAGATGAATTAAAAATTTCGGTTATCGATCTGCATCGGGCACAGATACGCGCAAAAGTACCACGCCGTTGGCGGGATAAAGATTTGATTGGTTTGTATTTCTCATCAATGAATATTGGGCTGACGCAGAGAGATATCTGGCGATTTATGAAGGTTTATTTTGGGATGCCTTTACGCGAAGTTTTATTACAGGAAGGTAACTTAATTAAAAAAGCAGAAATTAAGGCGCAAAAAATAAAAGAAAGAACAATAAGAAAAAAGCTTTAA
- a CDS encoding glycosyltransferase family 8 protein, translated as MLNLRSFVAKKQDLFRHEISNVKHLHIALCFDRGFIMPAGVALYSIISNNSNINLHFHLLVSGISESECSVFSELEGPNTSISIYHVTDKFDINPDTLILGIPLSTCLRFLIPEVVDDKITNILYLDCDIICNGSLYDLVDYDLKDYIACVISDSPDMQERVKKLDYGIDFINYFNAGVMLINISAWKKENITQKALEMINNGKVYRYADQDVLNILLNGRLYYINKKYNNKTTLSVICDEEQKNLPNTIIMHYVTQNKPWYKIFRAKNFEHYFYNSPWKYHKRMLAPSSSDIRLKAKVYWAEGKYSKAISYYYHYLRAKLFGVKI; from the coding sequence TTGTTAAATCTTAGAAGCTTCGTTGCTAAGAAACAAGATTTATTTCGACACGAAATATCGAATGTTAAACATTTGCATATAGCATTATGCTTTGACCGTGGTTTCATAATGCCGGCGGGCGTTGCATTATATTCAATTATTTCAAATAATAGCAATATTAATCTTCATTTTCACCTTCTTGTTTCAGGAATAAGCGAAAGCGAATGCTCAGTATTTTCAGAGTTAGAGGGACCAAATACGTCAATATCAATATATCATGTGACAGATAAATTTGATATTAATCCGGACACTCTGATTCTGGGAATTCCTTTATCAACATGCTTGCGTTTTTTAATTCCAGAAGTTGTTGATGATAAAATAACAAATATACTTTATCTTGATTGTGATATTATATGTAATGGTTCTTTATATGATCTTGTTGATTACGATTTAAAAGATTATATAGCATGTGTCATCTCTGACTCGCCAGATATGCAAGAGCGTGTGAAAAAATTAGACTATGGTATTGATTTTATAAATTATTTTAATGCCGGAGTTATGCTTATTAATATCAGTGCGTGGAAAAAAGAAAATATAACACAAAAGGCGCTGGAGATGATCAATAATGGGAAGGTATATAGGTACGCAGACCAAGATGTATTAAATATTTTGCTCAATGGACGCTTATATTACATCAATAAAAAATATAATAATAAGACAACATTATCAGTAATATGTGACGAAGAACAAAAAAACTTACCCAACACAATCATAATGCATTATGTCACTCAAAATAAACCATGGTATAAAATATTTAGAGCCAAAAACTTTGAACATTATTTTTATAATTCACCGTGGAAATATCATAAAAGGATGTTAGCACCATCATCAAGTGATATTAGATTAAAAGCTAAAGTATATTGGGCCGAAGGAAAATATAGCAAAGCCATTTCTTATTATTACCATTATCTTCGCGCTAAATTATTCGGTGTGAAAATTTAG
- the waaB gene encoding lipopolysaccharide 1,6-galactosyltransferase produces MKIAFIGEAVSGFGGMETVIRDVITTFRQQHIHSEMFFFCRNDKMDKGWLEGIKYSCSFSNIRLGFLRRAKHIHALSKWLQDCQPDVVICIDVISCLYAAKARKKSGIDVPVFSWPHFSLDHKKHAEYITCADYHLAISSGIKQQMINRGVPESTINVIFNPVEAKDTVIPAPEEGETATFIYVGRMKFEGQKRVKDLLDGLSQAQGNWKLHVLGDGSDFEKCQAYGRELNIDDRIVWYGWQQHPWELVQQDIKKVSALLLTSSFEGFPMTLLEALSWGIPCISADCVSGPADIIQPDVNGHLYQPGDIAGFVTLLNKYIAGEIYIEHEKIPASIDKFYQSKYYDRLHKIIISAISRRK; encoded by the coding sequence ATGAAAATAGCATTTATCGGCGAAGCTGTTTCTGGATTTGGCGGCATGGAAACAGTCATTCGTGATGTTATTACTACCTTCAGGCAACAACATATCCATAGTGAAATGTTTTTCTTTTGTCGTAATGATAAAATGGATAAAGGATGGCTGGAAGGTATTAAGTACTCGTGTTCATTTTCCAATATTCGCTTAGGTTTTTTGCGTCGGGCGAAACACATTCATGCTTTAAGCAAATGGCTTCAGGATTGTCAGCCAGATGTTGTTATTTGTATTGACGTTATCTCGTGTTTGTATGCGGCCAAAGCACGTAAAAAATCAGGAATTGATGTGCCAGTATTTTCATGGCCGCATTTTTCTTTAGATCACAAAAAACATGCTGAATATATCACCTGTGCCGACTATCATTTAGCAATCAGCTCTGGCATTAAACAGCAAATGATTAATCGGGGTGTACCAGAATCGACGATAAATGTTATTTTTAATCCAGTCGAAGCTAAAGACACAGTCATTCCAGCGCCTGAGGAAGGCGAAACGGCAACGTTCATTTATGTTGGGCGTATGAAATTCGAGGGCCAGAAGCGGGTTAAAGACCTCCTTGATGGCTTATCACAAGCGCAAGGTAACTGGAAACTCCATGTATTGGGGGATGGTTCCGATTTCGAAAAATGCCAGGCTTATGGTAGAGAATTAAATATTGATGATCGAATTGTCTGGTATGGTTGGCAACAACATCCCTGGGAATTGGTCCAGCAAGATATTAAAAAAGTGAGTGCGTTATTACTCACATCATCTTTTGAAGGTTTCCCAATGACCCTACTTGAAGCCTTGTCATGGGGAATTCCTTGCATCAGCGCCGATTGTGTATCCGGGCCTGCTGACATTATTCAACCTGATGTTAATGGTCATCTGTATCAACCGGGAGATATTGCTGGTTTTGTAACTCTTCTCAATAAATATATAGCAGGTGAAATTTATATCGAACATGAAAAAATTCCTGCGTCGATCGATAAATTTTACCAATCGAAGTATTACGATAGATTACATAAGATAATTATTTCTGCTATTTCCCGGAGGAAATAA
- the waaO gene encoding lipopolysaccharide 3-alpha-galactosyltransferase, with translation MQQVFFQETEFLNSVIDYNHKVETENLCLDIAYGTDKNFLFGCGISIASILKYNEGSRLCFHIFTDYFGDDDRKYFDALALQYKTRIKIYLINADRLRSLPSTKNWTHAIYFRFVIADYFINKASKVLYLDADIICQGSIEPLINFSFPDNKVAMVVTEGQTDWWEKRAHSLGVAGIAKGYFNSGFLLINTDQWAVQQVSARAIAMLNDPEIVKKITHPDQDVLNMLLADRLIFADIKYNTQFSLNYQLKESFTNPVTNDTIFIHYIGPTKPWHDWAWDYPVSQAFMEAKNASPWKSTALLKPNNSNQLRYSAKHMLKKHRYLKGFSNYLFYFIEKIKH, from the coding sequence ATGCAGCAGGTGTTTTTCCAGGAAACTGAGTTTCTTAATTCAGTTATTGATTATAATCATAAAGTAGAAACAGAAAATCTTTGTCTGGACATCGCTTATGGAACTGACAAAAATTTTCTATTTGGTTGCGGAATTTCGATTGCTTCAATATTAAAGTATAATGAAGGAAGTCGATTGTGTTTCCATATTTTTACTGACTATTTTGGTGATGATGATCGTAAGTATTTTGATGCCCTGGCGCTGCAGTATAAAACCAGAATTAAAATATATCTGATTAATGCTGATCGACTCCGCTCATTGCCTAGCACTAAGAACTGGACTCATGCAATATATTTTCGCTTTGTTATTGCAGATTACTTTATTAATAAGGCGTCTAAAGTCCTTTATCTGGATGCAGATATCATTTGTCAGGGGAGTATTGAGCCACTAATTAATTTCTCATTTCCTGACAATAAAGTCGCAATGGTTGTTACAGAAGGGCAAACTGACTGGTGGGAAAAACGCGCACATTCGTTAGGTGTTGCGGGAATTGCTAAAGGTTACTTTAACTCCGGTTTTTTATTGATTAATACTGACCAATGGGCTGTTCAGCAGGTTTCTGCACGAGCCATTGCAATGCTAAATGATCCAGAAATAGTCAAAAAAATAACACATCCTGATCAGGATGTATTAAATATGTTGCTGGCAGACAGACTTATTTTTGCTGATATAAAATATAACACCCAGTTTAGCTTAAACTATCAACTCAAAGAAAGTTTTACAAACCCAGTAACCAACGATACTATTTTTATCCACTATATCGGTCCAACCAAGCCCTGGCATGATTGGGCCTGGGATTATCCTGTATCACAAGCCTTTATGGAGGCAAAAAATGCTTCGCCATGGAAGAGTACGGCGTTGCTAAAACCGAACAATAGCAATCAATTAAGATATAGCGCAAAACATATGCTTAAAAAGCATAGATATCTAAAAGGATTTAGCAATTATCTTTTTTATTTTATTGAAAAGATAAAGCATTAA
- the rfaY gene encoding lipopolysaccharide core heptose(II) kinase RfaY, whose amino-acid sequence MIQKSKIKDLVVFTDENNSKYLNVLNDFLSYNINIIKVFRSIDDTKVMLIDTDYGKLVLKVFSPKIKRNERFLKSLLKGDYYERLFEQTQKVRNEGLHTLNDFYLLAERKTLRFVHTYIMIIEYIDGIELCDMPDIDDVLKNKIQQSINALHQHGMVSGDPHRGNFIIKNGEVRIIDLSGKRASAQRKAKDRLDLERHYGIKNEIKDLGYYLLVYRKKIRNIMRRLKGKPAR is encoded by the coding sequence ATGATTCAGAAGAGCAAGATCAAAGACTTGGTTGTTTTTACCGATGAAAACAATTCAAAGTACCTCAATGTATTAAATGACTTTTTGTCTTATAATATTAATATCATCAAAGTGTTTCGTTCTATTGATGATACAAAAGTCATGCTTATTGACACCGATTACGGTAAGTTGGTGCTTAAGGTATTTTCTCCAAAAATTAAACGTAACGAGCGTTTTTTAAAATCTCTATTAAAAGGAGATTATTACGAACGCCTTTTTGAACAAACCCAAAAAGTACGAAATGAAGGATTACATACTCTCAATGATTTTTATTTATTAGCAGAGCGAAAAACCTTACGATTTGTTCATACATATATCATGATCATCGAGTATATTGATGGCATAGAGTTGTGTGATATGCCCGATATTGATGATGTGCTAAAAAATAAAATTCAGCAATCAATTAATGCCTTGCATCAACATGGCATGGTTTCTGGTGATCCTCATCGTGGTAACTTCATTATAAAAAATGGTGAAGTTCGAATTATTGATCTCTCCGGGAAACGTGCTTCAGCGCAGCGGAAAGCGAAAGACCGTCTTGATTTAGAGCGTCATTACGGTATTAAAAATGAGATTAAGGATCTTGGTTATTATCTTTTAGTTTATCGTAAAAAAATACGCAATATTATGCGGCGTTTGAAAGGAAAACCAGCACGCTAA
- a CDS encoding lipopolysaccharide N-acetylglucosaminyltransferase gives MIKKIIFTVTPIFSIPPKGAAAVETWIYQVAKRLSIPATIACIRNDGYPTYTKVNDNCDIHYIGFSRVYKRLFQKWTRLDPVPYSQRVLNTQPKNADPKDSVIVIHNSMKLYKQIRSRSPQAQLVMHLHNAFEPGQLDKNAKIIVPSQFLFDFYSEKMPDADIAIVPNGFCSESYAHDNTEDLRKTFNIDANDTVLLFAGRISPDKGCLMLMDAFNKLCKDRDNLKLVIVGDPFASKKGEKAEYQKKVLDEAKAIGAQCIMAGGQPPEQMHKYYRLADLVVVPSQVEEAFCMVAVEAMAAGKPVLASQKGGINEFVLEGITGYHLAEPMTSESILADIKRVLADADREQLAENARNFVFSKYSWEHVTQCFEAQMQDWFG, from the coding sequence ATGATTAAAAAAATAATATTTACCGTCACACCAATATTTTCTATACCGCCAAAAGGCGCTGCAGCGGTTGAAACATGGATTTATCAGGTCGCAAAAAGACTTTCGATTCCAGCAACTATCGCCTGTATTCGAAACGACGGTTACCCGACCTACACAAAAGTAAATGATAATTGTGATATTCACTACATTGGTTTTAGTCGAGTCTATAAACGACTTTTCCAAAAATGGACTCGACTTGATCCTGTGCCGTATTCTCAGCGCGTTTTAAATACTCAACCTAAAAATGCTGATCCGAAAGACTCAGTTATTGTTATCCACAATAGTATGAAGCTGTATAAACAGATTCGTAGTAGAAGCCCTCAAGCGCAGCTAGTCATGCACCTTCACAATGCTTTTGAACCAGGGCAGTTAGACAAAAATGCAAAAATAATTGTTCCCAGCCAGTTTCTGTTCGATTTCTATTCGGAAAAAATGCCTGATGCAGATATCGCTATTGTGCCTAATGGTTTTTGCTCTGAATCGTATGCACATGACAATACTGAAGATTTAAGGAAGACGTTTAACATTGATGCGAATGATACGGTGTTATTATTTGCAGGAAGGATATCGCCAGATAAAGGCTGTCTGATGCTTATGGATGCTTTCAATAAGCTGTGTAAGGATCGAGACAATCTTAAATTGGTTATCGTTGGTGATCCTTTTGCCAGTAAAAAAGGTGAAAAAGCTGAATATCAGAAAAAGGTTCTGGATGAAGCGAAAGCTATTGGCGCGCAATGTATCATGGCGGGTGGGCAGCCACCGGAGCAGATGCATAAATATTATCGCTTAGCAGATTTAGTTGTTGTTCCTTCCCAGGTAGAAGAAGCTTTTTGCATGGTAGCAGTTGAAGCGATGGCGGCTGGTAAACCTGTTCTTGCGAGTCAAAAAGGTGGGATAAACGAGTTTGTTCTGGAAGGAATAACAGGATATCACCTTGCAGAGCCTATGACATCTGAAAGTATTCTCGCGGATATTAAGCGAGTTTTAGCGGATGCTGACAGAGAGCAACTTGCTGAAAATGCCCGGAATTTTGTTTTCTCAAAATATAGCTGGGAACATGTAACTCAGTGCTTTGAAGCACAAATGCAAGACTGGTTTGGT